In Rattus norvegicus strain BN/NHsdMcwi chromosome 1, GRCr8, whole genome shotgun sequence, a genomic segment contains:
- the LOC134484876 gene encoding sperm motility kinase Y-like, whose amino-acid sequence MPTETEEELPTPTPEPSISEEGNFHSQYQVLGTIGQGGNAKVLLAHHRLTGTPVAVKVLRKDKQWFQPAMMEANIMRKINHPNIVSLIQVIEKETRIYLIMELVEGQELYQYIRESGHIEEDEARQIFEQILSAVSYCHGKGIVHRDLKLDNIMIDKNKKVKVIDFGLSTQFQPGKMLNHHCGTYSFGSPELLLGHRYDGPKNDMWIIGVVLYCMVVGKLPFDSVIIQELQRQVVAGVYPAPCGVSKELEDLLSKLLRVNPNFRPTARKAMKHPWFKEHWNGLIGPYEEMLPLTPDPAILDAMKSIGFQASVVKHSLKQRKYNEEMATYFFLQKQALQGDGCTAQAQQVSPVVAPFPSLDPAAAFRLEPKRSGSLPVLGTLRVSSSHGHVSHYGQNAHPKGGKRSTVAGRLRPLPMTPTQDHYHKCAVSVPCIQTTSIFTEKSSNKEIKEDNPLSHRAPLEDKPIPSRVRHRGFKGWTRNIANALIKLCCCMPRRKKPRLGQNRISPQK is encoded by the coding sequence atgcctacagagactgaggaggagttaccaacacctacacccgagcccagtatctctgaggagggcaacttccattcccaataccaagtattggggacaattgggcaagggggcaacgccaaagtcctcctggcccaccaccggctcacaggaaccccggtggctgtcaaagttctgcgaaaggacaagcagtggttccagccagccatgatggaagcaaacataatgagaaagatcaaccaccccaacatagtgtctctcatacaagttattgaaaaggaaacgagaatatacctcataatggagctggtggaaggccaagaactctaccagtacatcagagagtcagggcacatagaggaggatgaggcccggcaaatatttgaacagatattgtcagcagtgagctactgccatggaaaggggattgttcaccgagacctcaaactggacaatataatgattgataaaaacaaaaaggtcaaagtcatcgactttgggcttagcacccaatttcaacctggaaaaatgctaaaccaccactgcggcacgtactcttttggttcccctgaactcctccttggccatcggtatgacgggccgaagaatgatatgtggattataggagtggtcttgtactgtatggtagtgggaaagctcccatttgattcagtgatcatccaagaactgcagagacaagtagtggcaggggtatatcctgctccctgtggggtttcaaaagaactggaggacctccttagtaaattactaagggtaaatcccaactttagaccaacagcaagaaaggcgatgaaacacccttggttcaaagaacactggaacggattgataggtccctatgaagaaatgcttcccctcacaccagacccggccattttggatgccatgaaaagcattggattccaagcctctgtagtaaaacactctttaaaacaaagaaaatataatgaggaaatggcaacttatttctttctacaaaagcaggctctccagggggatggctgcacagcccaggcacagcaagtgagtcccgttgtagccccatttcctagccttgatcctgctgctgcttttagattagaaccaaagaggagtggaagcctgccagtccttggcaccttgcgggtgtcatcctcccatggtcacgtatctcactatggccagaatgctcatccaaaaggaggcaaaagatccactgtggctggtcgtctcaggcctctaccgatgacacctacacaggaccactatcacaaatgtgccgtgagtgtcccatgcattcaaacaacaagcatcttcactgagaagagtagcaataaggaaatcaaagaagacaacccactctcccacagagccccattagaggataagcccatccccagcagggtccggcacagaggttttaaggggtggaccaggaatatagcaaatgccctgataaagctgtgttgctgcatgccaaggagaaagaaacctcgcctggggcagaacagaatctccccccagaaatga